The genome window taagtaatcaaaataggctagttgaatcattgattaaaccaagttaggagaataatcgaaggaggttttcctaaagaccaatccattacacattcttgcatatcttcacgtgcttaaattggttcatctcgtgaggttgagacttaatcgagagaggagtatCTGTTAAACgtgtgaactaataattgagtgaattcgagagactcacataaatattagaagtgaataatctagagttagatcccaaataattatcttgcacctatcctatcaaaaccttATATtatcccattgataaccttctttgcttgttcATTGTTTCGAttttcattagtcaatagctgtagactcttattcaattttagttagaaatcatataaatctcaattattgatcatcttggatagcaatcaagctagaaactatgagagTATTGCTTAAATCCAATCCCTctggatacaatattatattatactatatttgattagcaagCATGATTTaagtgtgtttcgagctcgttaAATTtcggcgtcgttgccggggattggcaatcaatagagtttgaaatagtttgtagtgctaattcaggattcgttttctttttaattcgtttttctctttttatgtttAGTGTTTGTTAATTGTGCGCATGTTACAGttttagattggtgcatgactcgagcttctgtgaaagaagtgctaccatacgagcccCAGATAGAAAACAACTACAACAACTgtgaaaggaaagaaatctcaccgagacatcagaaaaggttgggcaatcctcaaccaaagaacttatggctggAAACGGTGATGATAATGTAAATTTGGCTGCAAGGGAGGCAACCCAACAACTAGAAAAAGCTGCACTGGATGCTGAGGAAGTAGCTATTAGAGATAGACAtattatctatgaagaagagagaggtcggagaattgctcaaaatAAACCCTTGGATGCAGACCGGTTCGAAATATGGTTCCCATGCCTGGGAGATCACTGGGCGATTAAACtcgaccggtctacaatcaaggcttatcaagtgttagaccatctccaattgcagctaacaatttcgagttgaagcaagggttgcttcaaaccattcagaactgttgtgtcttcagaggaaagatgaacaaagatccaaacacacatctaatagacttcgaggagattatgaacacatttcaatacaatggggtgtcacaagatgcagtatacttaagggcattccccctttCACTTAAAGATcatgcaaagcagtggcttcgaagcttgcccatggaatcgattagaacatgggaggagatgaccagaaattttcttgataaatatttctcctcagctaagacgtGCAAGTTTAGAAGTGAAATCCATAACTTTTGCCAGAAAGAgactgaaattatttttgaagcatgagagtggtttaaggagattgttagaaagtgtcaacatattGGAATTGAActatggatgcaactccaggacttttagaatggattgacaccggcctcacgtagaacattgagcaatgcagttggaggccctttgatgaagaagactctagaAAAGATAGTtataattcttgatgagttatctgaagatgctaatcagtggccctATGAGAgttctgaaagaagaagatcaattgGTGTTCACtaagttgatgctaacacatttgTACATGCACAACTTAAtgttatggctaaagaaatacgaaagctgaccttagcttcgatacaaaatgagcctcacgcagcttgtgatatatgcgGAAGAGGACACCTTACTCATGAGTGTAATTgttacgaccccaaatttccttctGTAGgatgccgtgatggcacctagtatctaagactaggtaagcctcacacttactaaataattagaagaattcgaccatcaaatgaaaaatactagataaaatattatacaaattacaattcctaaaaccggtagtataagtcataagctatACCGAGTTTGCTACAAAAACCTCTAAATACCATTGTTTCAAAATAGAGATAAAACAATGCAAGTACAATAAcaaaaggtgactctgaggcctgtgaacgcagcaacaggtttaccttgagtgtcCACAGGAATATCCATACAGTTGGCTAGCGATCGACCAACTCTGAATTTCCTGGATCTAcataaaatgtgcagaagcgtagtatgagtacaccacaacggtacccagtaagtatcaagactaacaccggtggagtagtgacgagggacattcaagacacctactggactaaataaacTGGACAAGTATAGGTGTAGAACTAGCAGGATACCATATCTCTATAAAGCTAGGCATGATAACAACAATAATACGATGCTTGCAAGAGGAactagaagcaacaattagcaactGGACACAACAAGTAATAACACTGTAGAGTAAGCTGGACACAGTTTAAATCTGGTGGAACCAAACAAGGGAAAAGCAAGTAGCAAATCAATAAGAATAACCGCTCTCACGCAAGTTTAGCCAATAATCCCTACGAGGTACTACACGGACAATACAAAAATTCTCACATAGGAGACAAGTAGACGGAGTACGCATAAATGGTCAGTAACATCAgtgttcatcttcttaaaccaatagggtgataaagtacgtgtatgcttgtgcaagtgttctatcacagttcgggccaacaaataagagtagagaaaaatAAACGGCGCATAAGAAACGATACCCTCAATTTGCAAAAAGTAAAACTCACACAAGTTAGGTatgccactacacaaatatcaacaacaacaatgtccCCAGGCCATCCTAAGTCATCACatatcaatccccgacatagcccaccttttTTTCTCCACGTGCACAATAAATAAGTAAATGCCTGCCTTTGTCTCGCTGCACGCACATATAAATGTTCCCACCTTGCCTCGTCACATGCAAAAATATACAGATATAACCTGCCTTGTCATGATGCATGTGCAtcatcaatagtaacaatagcacgacagaaatctcgtgcaaacacttgaacaaaacctcccaacaatatcacgtgccaaaaacacaacatcacaatagaatgactttcacaacatgtgcccatattCTACAATATTTCCTCTAAACAGTGTTAATATGACAACcgcgcatagccctcggctcaacaagctgagtacaacagcaacaacaacaacaataacacgagaatatgacaagtaaatcaactcaagagcttTGGATCACAAAGAAGCGATAGAACGAGCTCTCAAAGAATAAACAAAATAGGGAATACTAGTCTcaataagaatagctcaacaagggagaaaaCATGAGTCAATAGTTCCAAATAAGGATGAGGCAACAACGATAAAGGATAActaaacttcatttagggttgagaaattataaagagatacaacaaattcaattaaggataagcaacgaaaaagataatcataacctcaattaaggatagacaattacagaggagataataataattttaattaaggataagcaataaggaaaggatagcatgacaatcgaagaggcaacaacttcagttaaggcacacaagagtcaaataggcaataagggtGGAATATAAAGTAATTAAatccaattaagacacgtagaggtgaaactagtaaatgggggaacataaCATAACCAAAAAAcctcatatctaatgaacatatgAACCTAAGAGCCTTAAAaggtcaactttccacaaataagcccgagcacgtaatcgtcacctcgcgtacacggacttcacatgacacaattagcatcAAATACTaaaatcctaaggggtggttccccccctttcccccacacaaagttaggcaagatacttacctcaaagaagctaggtCGATACTCTAAAATGGCCCTCTCAAGTGAAACAACCtacagacggctcaaatctagccagaaTAACTTTAATCCATAAATAAAACTTATAGAAAATAATTTCGTATAATAAAGCTTagatctttaattaaaactaagaaGTCAACCACCGAGCCCACAACTCGGAACccaataaaattcacaaaactcgAACACTCATTTccatacgagttcaaccataccaaaattatcaaattcctatagcaattcgtccctcaaatcatcattttacattttgaaatatttctccaaaaattctcattttcctcaactcaaaacactaattataagataaaaataaaggtagattcatggaatataataaatttctAGTtatgaacacttaccccaatgagttGTTTGAAAAACCCTcgaagaatcgctcaaaaccgaacTCTACAACTCAAGATTTGGTAAAAATGGCCAACCCCTCAATTTGGAAGATATATTCTGTTGTCCAGGTATTTGCACATCGCAATCGCAGAAGAAGCaatgcgatcgcaaagaaggaaagGTCCACTGCCAGAAATTGTACTAAACAATCGTGGATAGGTAcatgtgatcgcgaagaaggaaaacaaTAATGCCCCAAGAAGTGCacaacgcgatcgcgaagagaaaatacACCAGCTGCTAAAACtgagctacgcgaacgcgatgaaggagaaTGTACACATTGGAGATCGTGAACCTTGTactgcaaacgcgaagaaggaaaataggTTACTCACCAAACAGCCTATGCGACTGCGTCtctaccttcgcgatcgcgtagaaggacatCAGACACCAGAACTCAGCATTCCAAAACATAAGAAAATGGCCCGTGGCCCATCCGAAATGCACCCGGGCCCCCCGGGGCCCCGTCGAGACATAAcaccaagttccataacataacacggacctactcgaggactcaaatcacatcaaacaacgtcaaaactataAATCgtaccacgaatcgaacttatatatttccaaatcttcaaacttctacacctcgcgccgaaacatatcaaatcaacccggaattacaccaaattttgtatgtaagttccaaataaaataacaaagctaatacaactctcaaaattacattccgaccacgatatcaccaaagtcaactcttggtcaaacctctaAACCTTCCATaacttaaacttttcaattttagCCAAAATGTGCCGAATTGCCCTATGAACTTCCCAATCCAAAttcagacatacgcctaagtccgaaactgccatacaaagctattgaaaccagaaaaattccattccgaagttGTTTACTCAAAGGTCAAACTCCGataaactcttttcatttaagcttcaaaaataagaattgttcttttaatttaatcctGAATCATCTAAAAACCAATGTCGACCAcaaatgcaagtcataatacacatcacaaagaTGCTCAGGACCTTATACCGCCAAACAAGactttaattctcaaaacgacttgTCGGGTCATTTCAGTCAAGcatcaactgaggaagtgaatgttgtgggaaattataattttaatgcaatgggtcaaaagcaccccggtttttcatggagttcacctggggttACCGCTAATGCATGGAAACAAAACAACCCGAGATTTTAGAacaaggagctcctggttttaTGAATTAGTCGAGGCAGCAGTTTCAGACTTAACAACCCAATCAACCTAGTCTAGAAGATCACATGAAGGCCTTCATTGTGAAAATTGATCAAAGATTTAGAGTACAAGGGGCAGCAATTCGAAATTTAGAGAAGCAAGTGGGACatattgcaacaatattatctgaaaGGGTTCCGGGCACTCTCCCTATTGATATtgaaagaaatcccaaagaaactgtgaatgttgtaaccttgagaagtgggAAAGTGTTTAAAGACCTcaccccgatccaaaaatatGTGATACTTGAGAAAGAAATTGAGGAGCAGTTGGGAAGTGATGatgacaagaagaagaaaggcccgATGAAAGCTGAGAtaatgaagaagaaagaaaaattgatAAGAGAGGAACATGAGGAGAGCAAGCGTATGCCTGCGCTACCTTTCCATCAAAAGCTATGTAGAGAAAAGCTGGaaaagcagtttgagagatttctggatatgctgaaacaggttcatgtatacttaccattcacagaagtaCTCTCACAAATTCCTTCTTATGttaaattcttgaaggagatcctcacgaagaagaggaaaatagagaagacTTCACTGGTCAAGCTCAGAAAGCATTGCAgtgcgatattgcaaaataaactcccacaaaagtgtggagacctagggagttttactataccttgctctttaggaactattaattttgataaatctttatgtgattctggcgcctcaattaatttaatgcctctatctatttacaagaAACTGGAAAAGGAGATTGGAGAAATAAGGTCGGCACCAATATCGTTGCAGCTGGCAAACCAAACGACTTTAATACacggggatagtggaagatgtgttagtttggGTGGATAAATTCGTATTTCCTGCGGAATTTTATAGTGGTTAATATTGAGGAAaataaggaggtccccctcatcttaggaagaccattcttagcgacgggcagagcgatattagatatacattagtgaaaactcatgcttagagtgggtgaggagactgtgactttcaagatggatgtagaaaagggggtgcaaaaagaaaaaccagttgcgagtgttgagtggaaagtgaatgGCCTGAAAGAGAAGGCTTTGgtgagcgagaaagataagtgtggggtgtaacctaagaaggctgagaagaagttatttgcatggatgtgtgcattagttcgggcccgaggaatggagcccgacttcgacttagacc of Nicotiana tomentosiformis chromosome 7, ASM39032v3, whole genome shotgun sequence contains these proteins:
- the LOC138895652 gene encoding uncharacterized protein is translated as MKAFIVKIDQRFRVQGAAIRNLEKQVGHIATILSERVPGTLPIDIERNPKETVNVVTLRSGKVFKDLTPIQKYVILEKEIEEQLGSDDDKKKKGPMKAEIMKKKEKLIREEHEESKRMPALPFHQKLCREKLEKQFERFLDMLKQVHVYLPFTEVLSQIPSYVKFLKEILTKKRKIEKTSLVKLRKHCSAILQNKLPQKCGDLGSFTIPCSLGTINFDKSLCDSGASINLMPLSIYKKLEKEIGEIRSAPISLQLANQTTLIHGDSGRCVSLGG